A single window of Pseudomonas benzenivorans DNA harbors:
- the msrA gene encoding peptide-methionine (S)-S-oxide reductase MsrA has translation MRPKPFPSLGLGAWAALLLGALLLSACKPGAPQVQQAQASEPSDLAAGEQGVAIFAGGCFWCTEADFDKLPGVISTTSGYTGGHAANPSYQQVSAGTTGHTEAVRVNYDPRKIGYAELLEYFWPTIDPLTANAQFCDHGSQYRSAIFYGNPEEKALAEASKAALQASGRFDRPIVTEILPTSTFYPAEEYHQDYHRKNPLRYTYYRNGCGRDDRLEQLWGKQH, from the coding sequence ATGAGACCTAAGCCGTTTCCCAGCCTCGGCCTCGGTGCATGGGCCGCCTTGCTGCTCGGCGCCCTGCTGCTCAGCGCCTGCAAACCCGGCGCGCCGCAGGTGCAGCAGGCGCAAGCCAGCGAGCCCAGCGACCTCGCCGCAGGCGAACAGGGCGTCGCGATCTTTGCCGGCGGCTGCTTCTGGTGCACCGAGGCGGACTTCGACAAGCTGCCCGGGGTGATTTCGACCACCTCCGGCTACACCGGCGGCCATGCCGCCAACCCCAGCTACCAGCAGGTCTCCGCCGGCACCACCGGTCACACCGAGGCCGTGCGGGTCAACTACGACCCGCGCAAGATCGGCTACGCAGAACTGCTCGAATACTTCTGGCCGACCATCGACCCGCTGACCGCCAATGCCCAGTTCTGCGACCATGGCTCGCAATACCGCAGCGCGATCTTCTACGGCAACCCCGAGGAAAAGGCCCTGGCCGAAGCCTCGAAAGCCGCCTTGCAGGCCTCGGGCCGCTTCGACCGGCCGATCGTCACGGAAATTTTGCCCACCTCGACCTTCTACCCGGCCGAGGAGTACCACCAGGACTATCACCGCAAAAACCCGCTGCGCTACACCTACTACCGCAATGGTTGCGGCCGCGACGACCGGCTCGAGCAGCTGTGGGGCAAGCAGCACTGA
- a CDS encoding GGDEF domain-containing protein gives MPKLTSLLLRRLRKDYQLSIITLMGLFGVLAVTPYAVYRFVQGNYLVSIADSIIVLSTIFAVLHAWRTGDTVKPGIALAVIFSAGATVIAINLGVNGLFWIYPLTLFNFFMVSPGKAMVLMLMVLASLLGHALLIPGSVFESDYQMMSFLVTGLMASVLTCIFAFRTRSQRDQLQAMAILDPLTGARNRRAMNEELRIAVSTHRRHGNNYGVLVMDLDHFKQINDKFGHPAGDQVLVDFVDLIQQSSRQENRLFRFGGEEFLLLLPNTDVPALEAAAAHLQRQVREDLRGPGGPVTMSVGGAILRTGEPWEGWLQRADEHLYQAKSSGRNCSIIEAKPESQIA, from the coding sequence ATGCCCAAGCTCACCTCGCTGCTGCTCAGGCGGCTGCGCAAAGACTATCAACTGTCCATCATCACCCTGATGGGCCTGTTCGGCGTCCTGGCCGTTACGCCTTACGCGGTGTACCGCTTCGTCCAAGGCAACTACCTGGTCAGCATCGCCGACAGCATCATCGTGCTGTCGACCATCTTCGCCGTGCTCCACGCCTGGCGGACCGGCGACACGGTGAAACCGGGAATAGCGCTGGCGGTGATCTTCTCGGCGGGCGCCACGGTGATCGCCATCAACCTCGGGGTCAACGGCCTGTTCTGGATCTACCCGCTGACGCTCTTCAACTTCTTCATGGTTTCACCGGGCAAGGCCATGGTGCTCATGCTCATGGTGCTGGCCTCCCTGCTCGGCCATGCCTTGTTGATTCCCGGCTCGGTATTCGAAAGCGACTACCAGATGATGTCGTTCCTGGTCACCGGCCTGATGGCCAGCGTGTTGACCTGCATCTTCGCCTTCCGCACCCGCAGCCAGCGCGATCAGCTGCAGGCCATGGCGATCCTCGACCCGCTGACCGGTGCGCGCAATCGCCGGGCGATGAACGAAGAGCTCAGAATCGCCGTGTCCACCCATCGCCGCCATGGCAACAACTACGGTGTATTGGTGATGGACCTGGACCATTTCAAACAGATCAACGACAAGTTCGGCCATCCCGCAGGCGACCAGGTGCTGGTGGATTTCGTCGATCTGATCCAGCAGTCCTCGCGCCAGGAGAATCGCCTGTTCCGCTTCGGCGGCGAAGAGTTTCTCCTGCTCCTGCCCAATACCGACGTGCCGGCCCTGGAGGCCGCAGCCGCGCACCTGCAGCGTCAGGTCAGGGAAGACCTGCGCGGCCCCGGGGGGCCGGTGACCATGTCCGTGGGCGGCGCCATCCTGCGCACGGGCGAACCCTGGGAAGGCTGGCTGCAGCGCGCCGACGAACACCTGTACCAGGCGAAAAGTTCCGGTCGCAACTGCTCCATCATCGAAGCAAAGCCCGAGTCCCAGATCGCCTGA
- a CDS encoding GNAT family N-acetyltransferase: MPDLQFCALPTQLTPLADKFYRSHRSPMRPRQQDRVWVARQQDILAALCLRPVAGGQWLTSLFVAPQHRRQGLGRQLVERALASAEGPTWLFCHPELHPFYQPLGFSSHACLPTELSERLQRYQRHKALIALAHGADIDCPTQR; this comes from the coding sequence ATGCCCGATCTGCAGTTCTGCGCCTTACCGACTCAACTCACGCCGCTGGCCGACAAGTTCTATCGCAGCCATCGCTCGCCCATGCGCCCGCGCCAGCAGGACAGGGTATGGGTGGCCCGACAGCAGGATATTCTCGCCGCGCTGTGCCTGCGCCCCGTTGCCGGCGGTCAGTGGCTGACCAGCCTGTTCGTCGCGCCACAGCACCGTCGACAAGGACTGGGCCGCCAGTTGGTCGAACGAGCCCTGGCCAGCGCCGAGGGTCCCACCTGGCTGTTCTGCCACCCGGAATTGCACCCCTTCTATCAACCGCTGGGCTTCAGCAGCCACGCTTGCCTGCCAACGGAGCTCAGTGAGCGCCTGCAGCGCTACCAGCGGCACAAGGCCCTGATCGCCCTCGCGCACGGCGCCGACATCGACTGCCCCACGCAGCGATGA
- the msrB gene encoding peptide-methionine (R)-S-oxide reductase MsrB, producing MKRRSLLQGMALLPALPLLASQVPPGLAETKTAGITVVPLDKPHEAWRELLAPDAYAVLFEEDTERPGSSPLNHEKRAGTYICAACYLPLFDSQHKYDSRTGWPSFTQSIEGHTGFKRDFRLIFPRTEYHCARCGGHQGHLFNDGPAPRGERWCNNGLALRFVPQGDALPALRS from the coding sequence ATGAAACGACGTTCCCTTCTCCAGGGCATGGCCCTGCTGCCAGCCCTGCCGCTGCTGGCCAGCCAGGTGCCACCGGGCCTGGCCGAAACCAAGACGGCCGGCATCACCGTGGTACCACTCGACAAGCCACACGAGGCCTGGCGCGAATTGCTGGCGCCCGATGCCTATGCGGTGCTGTTCGAGGAAGACACCGAGCGCCCCGGCAGCAGCCCGCTGAATCACGAAAAGCGCGCCGGCACCTACATCTGCGCCGCCTGCTACCTGCCGCTGTTCGACAGCCAGCACAAGTACGACAGCCGCACCGGCTGGCCGAGCTTCACCCAGTCGATCGAAGGCCATACCGGCTTCAAGCGTGACTTCAGGCTGATCTTCCCCCGCACCGAGTACCACTGCGCGCGCTGCGGCGGCCACCAGGGCCACCTGTTCAACGATGGCCCGGCACCCCGCGGCGAACGCTGGTGCAACAACGGCCTGGCCCTGCGCTTCGTTCCCCAGGGCGATGCCCTGCCCGCCCTGAGGAGTTGA
- a CDS encoding PP2C family protein-serine/threonine phosphatase — translation MSMTANLQPLVYAADTVVGQVRGHNEDAVLCCPELGLWAVADGMGGHRRGEVASALALQALRAASVEGLELSAAVHAANAAVLAAAEADAECRGMGTTLVAVQCRGADYQIAWVGDSRAYRVDADAIEPLTHDHSWVQAMIDAGEMSEAEARCHPQRGVIFQCLGREDQSLEVGLLQGRLQPHELLLLCSDGLTGELDDGQIQQQCAAAATLDELVAALIAQANHQGGRDNISCIVLGGSPTGPAAVERPRGFLSRLFKPLKS, via the coding sequence ATGTCGATGACAGCGAATCTACAGCCCCTGGTGTATGCAGCGGATACCGTCGTCGGCCAGGTACGCGGTCACAACGAAGACGCCGTGCTCTGTTGCCCCGAGCTTGGCCTGTGGGCGGTCGCCGACGGCATGGGCGGCCACCGGCGCGGCGAGGTGGCCAGTGCCCTGGCCCTGCAGGCGCTGCGCGCCGCCAGCGTCGAGGGACTTGAGCTGAGCGCGGCGGTGCATGCGGCCAATGCCGCCGTGCTGGCGGCCGCCGAGGCCGACGCCGAGTGCCGTGGCATGGGTACCACCCTGGTCGCCGTGCAGTGTCGCGGCGCCGATTACCAGATTGCCTGGGTCGGCGATAGCCGCGCCTACCGCGTCGACGCCGATGCCATCGAGCCCCTGACGCACGATCACAGCTGGGTTCAGGCGATGATCGATGCCGGCGAGATGAGCGAGGCCGAGGCGCGCTGCCATCCCCAGCGTGGGGTGATCTTCCAGTGCCTGGGGCGTGAGGATCAGAGCCTGGAGGTCGGCCTGCTGCAGGGCCGGTTGCAGCCGCACGAGCTGCTGCTGCTGTGCAGTGATGGCCTGACCGGCGAGCTGGACGACGGGCAGATTCAGCAGCAGTGCGCCGCCGCGGCTACCCTGGATGAACTGGTGGCCGCGTTGATCGCCCAGGCCAATCACCAGGGGGGGCGTGACAATATTTCCTGCATCGTGCTGGGCGGCAGTCCCACCGGGCCGGCCGCGGTCGAACGCCCGCGCGGATTTCTCAGCAGATTGTTCAAACCCTTGAAATCCTGA
- the dapE gene encoding succinyl-diaminopimelate desuccinylase: protein MTAPASPLSATLELACDLIRRPSVTPVDEGCQELMMRRLQAAGFAVEPMRIEEVDNFWASHGEQDGPVLCFAGHTDVVPTGPLQAWQHQPFDALIDEHGMLCGRGAADMKGSLASMIIAVERFVADHPKHKGRIAFLITSDEEGPAQHGTKAVIERLAARQERLDWCIVGEPSSTSLVGDVVKNGRRGSLGAKLTVRGVQGHVAYPHLAKNPIHLAAPALAEMAAEHWDDGNDFFPPTSFQVSNLNSGTGATNVIPGELQAIFNFRFSTESTVEGLQKRVEAILDKHGLDYHVEWALSGLPFLTEPGALLDAVAASIKTVTGRETTPSTSGGTSDGRFIATLGTQVVELGPVNATIHQINERVLASDLDVLTEIYYQTLVKLLA, encoded by the coding sequence ATGACTGCCCCCGCCTCGCCCCTATCCGCCACCCTGGAGCTCGCCTGCGATCTGATTCGCCGTCCTTCCGTCACGCCGGTCGATGAAGGCTGCCAGGAACTGATGATGCGCCGCCTGCAAGCCGCCGGCTTCGCGGTCGAGCCGATGCGCATCGAGGAAGTGGACAACTTCTGGGCCAGCCACGGCGAGCAGGACGGTCCGGTGCTCTGTTTCGCAGGCCACACCGACGTGGTGCCGACCGGCCCGCTGCAGGCCTGGCAGCACCAGCCGTTCGACGCCCTGATCGACGAGCACGGCATGCTCTGCGGCCGCGGCGCCGCCGACATGAAGGGCAGCCTGGCGTCGATGATCATCGCGGTGGAGCGTTTCGTCGCCGACCACCCCAAGCACAAGGGGCGTATCGCCTTCCTCATCACCAGCGACGAAGAAGGCCCGGCCCAGCACGGCACCAAGGCGGTGATCGAGCGCCTGGCGGCGCGCCAGGAGCGCCTGGACTGGTGCATCGTCGGCGAACCCTCGAGCACCTCGCTGGTCGGCGACGTGGTCAAGAACGGTCGCCGCGGCTCCCTCGGCGCCAAGCTCACGGTGCGCGGCGTGCAGGGCCACGTGGCCTACCCGCACCTGGCCAAGAACCCCATCCACCTGGCCGCACCGGCCCTGGCCGAAATGGCCGCCGAGCACTGGGACGACGGCAACGACTTCTTTCCGCCGACCAGCTTCCAGGTCTCCAACCTCAACTCCGGCACCGGCGCCACCAACGTGATCCCGGGCGAGCTGCAGGCGATCTTCAACTTCCGCTTCTCCACCGAGTCGACGGTCGAGGGCCTGCAGAAGCGCGTCGAGGCCATTCTCGACAAGCACGGCCTGGACTACCACGTGGAGTGGGCGCTGTCCGGCCTGCCGTTCCTCACCGAGCCCGGCGCCCTGCTGGATGCCGTGGCCGCCAGCATCAAGACGGTGACCGGCCGCGAGACCACGCCGAGCACCAGCGGCGGCACCTCCGATGGCCGCTTTATCGCCACCCTGGGCACCCAGGTGGTCGAACTCGGCCCGGTCAACGCGACCATCCACCAGATCAACGAGCGGGTGCTGGCCAGCGACCTGGATGTGCTGACCGAAATCTACTACCAGACCCTCGTCAAGCTGCTCGCCTGA